TTGCCCTCTGGGAGCAATTCACTGTAGAACTCATCAATGCCCACCCGCTGTGCCACATAGCGCGCAGCCAAGGGATTGTCCCCCGTAAGCATGACCGTTCGTTTGACACCCTGGGCCTTCAAACGGGAGACTAGGGCCGGCGCATCTTCCCGAATGGTGTCTGCAATGGAGATTATGCCATAAATGGTGTCTTTCGTGCCGACGATCACCGCAGTCTGTCCCTGTTCTTCCTCCCTTGCCAGATAGGCTTCATAGTCCGAAAGATCCACTCCCTGGTCCTGGAAGAGCTTCCGATTACCAATATAATACCGGGTGTCATCAAGGCTGAAGCTCAGTCCTTGCCCGATTACCATCTCCACATCCTCGGGAGTCCTGATAATGATACCCGGTCTTTTTTCCGCCTCGGCAATAATGGCTCGGCCCAAAGGATGCTCCGAGTAGGACTCACCGGTGGCTGCGATGCTGAGGAGTTCCTCTTCGCCCATATTGTAGGCTTTCACCTTAGTCACCCCCGGACGACCCTCGGTCAGGGTACCGGTCTTGTCAAAGGCTACCACCCGCACCGTACCCAACTTCTCGATAACCTCTCCACCTTTGATTAACACACCACGTTTCGCTCCATTTCCGATACCGGCCACAATGGAAACGGGGGTGGAAATCACCAAGGCGCCGGGACAGGAAATCACCAATAGGGTCAAAGCCAACCGAATATCCCGGGTCACAAGGAACAGAACAAGGGAGAACAGGATGATGGCCGGTGTATACCAGCGAGAAAACCGCTCTAGGAATTTTTGGGTTTTGGCCTTTTTGTCCTGAGCCTCCTCCACCAAATGCAGAATACGGGCAAAGGTGGTATCGTCTCCCACCTGCTCTGCCCGGATTACAAGATACCCCGATTCAATGATGGTACCGGAAAACACCCTTTCGTCCACGGTTCGACTTACCGGAATGGATTCACCGGTAATAGCAGCTTGGTTGATGTAGGCAGAACCCTCCACCACTGTACCATCCACCGCGATCTTCTCACCAGGCTTCACCACCACTAGGTCACCCTGTTCCACCTCTTCTGGAGAAACAGTGGTCTCCACCCCGTCTTTGCGAACCCTGGCCATGTCTGGGGCTAGATCCATCAAGGCCCTGATAGAAGAACGGGTTTTTTCAATGGTGCGGGATTCCAAGTAATCTCCCAAAGTAAACAGGAAGGTAACCGCCGCGGCCTCCCAATACTCCCCAATACTGAGGGCCCCAAGCACAGCAACGCTGACCAGGGTGTCAATACCCACAACCTTGTAACGCAGCCCACCAATGGCCCTGTTGAAGATGGAGGTGCCCGCGATAACAGTCACTGCCAACATCAGGACAATGGTTAGGGGCGCATAACCGATCATGTTCTTGAGGACAAAGGAAACCCCCGCCATAATCCCCGAGATCCATACGATTTGCGTCTTGCTGAGCTTAAACATCCCGGGCACCTCCCTTCCCCTTTACTTCTCCGACAGGACTTTGTAACCCAAACCTTCAATCTTCCCCTTAAGTTCCTCGGAAGTCACTACGCTTTCGTCGAACTCCGCCTTTACCCGGGAACTGTTGAATAATACTTCCACTTCCTGGACTCCATTGGTCTTCTTTAGTACGTTTTCAATCTTCGCCGCGCAACTGGGGCAAGCAATGGTTTCCAGCTGATAGGTTCTCTTTGCCATGTTTCTACAACCTCCTTTTGTTTGTGGTTTAAGTATACGAGAAACGGCGGGAGATTACTTTGATCTAGATCAAAAAAGGGATCCATTTGGGGAGCTTTTTGACACTTGAGCCGGCAATACTGCACGGCAACTGACGAAGGATTTGACCATGCTGGCCAGGATGAAGACTCATATCCGGGCTAGATATCTTTGGAGGGACTGACCCCTTAGCGGGGCGACGGGCAAAAAAACCGCCTCCTGCGGCGGTTACACAAACTTCGTATAGAAAACAATGGCGGAGGGGGTGGGATTCGAACCCACGGAGGGCTCAGCACCCTCGACGGTTTTCAAGACCGCTCCATTAGTCCACTCTGGCACCCCTCCGCAATAGACGTATTTTATTATATCAGTCCCGCCCATTGGCGGCAAGTCTTCCTGGAGCTGCGTAGGCGGTACTAGCACAAGTCAAAGAAAGAAAGCTCCATAGAACCGTGAATTGGTCAAGATCCGCTAGTTGGTCCGCTGGAAACCGGGCAAAAACCGATGGTTTCCAGCGGACAAGGCTTGAAACTAGGAAATGCGCTCCAAACCACCCATATAGGGCCGCAGAACCTCAGGAATAAGCACAGTCCCGTCGGCTTGCTGATAGTTTTCCAAGATAGCGGCAACGGTCCGACCGATGGCCACCCCGGAACCATTGAGGGTATGGACAAATTCCGGTTTGGCACCGGGTTCCCGTCGGAATCGGATATTCGCGCGCCGGGCCTGGAAATCCTTGAAGTTACTACAGGAGGAGATCTCTACGTAATTACCGTAACTGGGCATCCACACTTCCGGATCGTATTTTTTCGCGGCGGCAAAGCCCACATCGCCCGTGCACATCTGGCTAACCCGGTAGGGCAATGCCAACAGCTGTAGCACCCGTTCCACATTGGCCACCAGTTTTTCCAGCTCCGCATCGGATTCTTCTGGGAGCACGAATTTTACCAGCTCTACTTTGTTGAACTGGTGCTGTCGAATCAAACCCCGGGTGTCCCGTCCGTGGGACCCGGCTTCAGCCCGGAAACAAGCCGAATAGGCGGCAAAATACAAAGGCAAATCCTCTTTATCCAGGATCTCATTCCGATAGATATTGGTCACCGGCACTTCCGCCGTAGGAATGAGGTAGTAATCGGTGCCTTCCACGTGGAACATGTCCTCGGCAAACTTGGGCAACTGACCGGTACCGGTCATGCTCTCAGTGTTTGCCAGAAAGGGCGGAAAGACTTCAGTGTAACCGTGCTCCTGGGTATGAATGTCCAGGAAGAAGTTGACCAACGCTCTTTCCAGCCTGGCCCCTAGTCCTTTGTACAGAGTAAATCGGGCGCCCGTAATCTTCGCTGCCCGCTCAAAGTCCAAGATCCCCAACTGTTCCCCGATCTCCCAATGGGGCTTGGGCTCAAAGTCAAATTTGGTAGGCTCAGACCAGGTGCGCACCACCCGGTTTTCCGTCTCGTCCTTCCCCACATGTACGCTGGGGTCGGGGATATTGGGAATGGTCAGCAGCAATTGCCGCAATTCTTCATCAACCTTGCGGACCCGCTCATCATAATCCTTGATCTGGTCGGAAACTTGCCGCATCTGTGCAATCACCGCTGAGGCATCCTGCTTCTGCTGCTTCATCTTGGCAATTTCGCCGGACACCTTGTTCCGCTTCGCTTTTAAGGCCTCCACTTCCTGGAGCATTTCCCTCCGGAGGGTGTCTAACCGAATCACCTCGTCCACCGGGCCACTGTCAAGACCTCGGTCCCTTAAGGCCTTCCTCACCACATCCGGTTCTTCCCGAAACAGTCTTATATCCAACATGGTAACAACCCCCTTCAGTCGCTTTAGGTTAGTATATAACAAAAAGCCCTTCATCCTCCATATTTGAGGACGAAGGGCTTTCCCTCCGCGTTGCCACCTCGATTGGATGCAGAGCATCCCTCTCGTTAAGCTGTAACCGGCTTACCGGGATGGGCTTCATTCACCCTCCGCTTCGAGGTGGATTCAGGTCGCCCCGATACCGATTCCCACCATCCATCGGCTCTCTGTTATCGGCTGGCAACCCTACTAGTCCTCGCTACGCGTTTGTCTCTATATTATGCTTCTTCGCCACACCTCTTAAGCAAAGCTTCCCAGCGGCGATCCACGTCGGCCTGGATCTGTTCCACCAAAGCCTCGTCCTTCACCACGTGACGGAAACGGTTTTGCATCTTCAGGTATTCGATGACCGGAAGCTTCTCCTTGGGTTTGTAGGTCAGCCGCCACTCACCGTTTTCCACTTCATACATCGGATAGATACAGCAATCCACTGCCTTCTGGGCCACTTCCACGGTCTTATCCGGTGTAAAGCCCCAGCCGAGACGACAGGGAGTCAATACGTTCAAGAAGGTGGGACCCTCGGTATTCAGGGCCTTCTCTGCCTTCTTAGACAGATCCCGCCAGTCGCTAATGGAGGACTGGGCCACATAAGGCACACCATGGGCGGCGATAATAGCCGTCAGATCCTTTTTGAACTGCGGTTTCCCTTCGCAAACTTTACCCGCCGGTGTGGTGGTGGTGTTCGCACCCCGCGGCGTGGAACTGGACCGCTGGATTCCTGTATTCATGTATGCTTCGTTATCGTAGCAGACATACAGAATGTTATGACCCCGTTCCATCGCTCCCGAAAGGGACTGCAGACCAATATCATAGGTTCCTCCGTCGCCGCCAAAGGCTACGAACTTGATCTCCCGATCCAGTTTCCCCCGACGCTTCAGGGCGTTGTATGCAGCTTCAATACCACTGATGGTAGCCGCTGCGTTTTCGAAGGCACTGTGCATCCACGGTACGGTCCAGGCTGTTTGGGGGTAGACGCTCGTGGTAACCTCCATACAGCCAGTGGCGTTAGCCACCACCACCGGTGTCTCCGTGGACTTGAGCACCATTTTAATCACCAATGGAAAAGCACATCCGGCACAGGCCCGATGACCACCAGTAATCGGATCAGGCCGTTCGGCCAATTGTTTCAAAGTAGCCATTTCGTTCCCCCCTCGCTATTCACGAACCCCTACGTAGTACAGCGACTGTTCCACTTTGCCGCTTTCGGCTGCTTCCCGCACCTTGTCGGCAACGAGCATGATATCAGCAACACCGGTGTCCCGACCACCAAGGCCATAGACAAAGTTCAAAGCCAAGGGCCGCTGATCCAGTTCGTACAATGCAGCCTTCGTCTCCGCCGCCAGCGGACCACCCTGGGTGGAGAAGCTTTCGGCACGATCCATAATTCCGATGGCCTTCATGTCCTTGAGGGCCTCACGCAGTTCCGCAGCCATGAAGGGTCGGAATACCCGGGGTTTCAGAAGACCAATCTTCACGCCCTGTCCCCGCAACTGGTCCACGACTTCCTTCGCGGTTCCTGCCGCGGAGTTTATCACGACGATGGCCATCTCCGCGTCATCCAACCGGTACTCTTCAAAGTATCCGTAGTACCGGCCGGTAAGATCGCCGTATTCCTTGCCGATCTGCTTGATGACCGCCTTGGCCTTCTCCATGGCGTCCACCTGCTGCCGCTTGTGCTCAAAGTAGTAATCCTGCAAGTCCAGGGGACCGACGGTTACAGGATTATCCACATCTAACAGGGGATTTTTGGCCTGGTATTCCCCCACAAACTTGGTTACCACATCGTCTTCCAACACATGGAAGATTTCCATGCCATGGCTGGTGATAAACCCATCCATGCACACCATCACGGGCAACATCACGTCAGGATGCTCCGCGATCCTAATCGCCTGGATCATGTTGTCGTACATCTCCTGGGCATTCTCGGAAAACAGCTGGATCCAACCCGCATCCCGGGCGCCCATGGCATCGCTATGATCACAGTGAATGTTAATGGGTGCACTCAGGGCCCGGTTGACCAAGGGCATCACGATGGGAAGCCTGCTTCCAGAAGCAATATACAGCATCTCCCACATCAGGGCCAAACCATTGGCCGACGTAGCGGTCATGGCCCTTGCACCCGCGGCCGAGGCCGCAATGGTGGCACTCATGGCACTGTGTTCACTTTCTACCGGTACAAACTCGGTATCTACAAGTCCATCAGAAACATAGGTGGAAAAAATCTGTACAATCTCGGTCTGGGGTGTAATCGGGTAAGCAGCCACCACGTTGGGATGGATCTGACGCATCGCCAGCGCTGCGGCTTCATTACCGGTCCCCGCTATACGCCGTTGTATCTTGTCGGCAGAAGCCGTTTTCGTATTCATTAGGTCTTTCCCTCCCATCAGTTGCTAGTCTTCCCGATGTTTGCTTTCCGGTTCCATGTGCAAAGCCTGCACCTTCGGAGGACATACGCTCACGCAGATAGCACAGCCTTTGCAGTGAGCATAGTCGATACCGGTAACCTTGCCATCCTCTACGATGAAGGCCACATCGGGACAGTAGACCACACAACGCATGCAGTTGATGCACTTCTCGGCATCCCAAATCGGCCGCTCAGTGCGCCAATCTCCGGTATGGAATTCCGCCGCGGAGCCGGGATTCTTGATCAAACCGCCAATGGGTATAGACTTCCAACCTGGTTTAGCTTGCTTGGTATCCGCCATTACTCGATCACCTCCTGGTAAGCGCGCCGGATGGCTTCCAAATTGCCTTCGATAACCTCTGGCTTATTTCTGAATTTGACCTCCAATTTGCGGCGCGTATCTTCCAACAGATCATCTAACGACAACCCACCGGTTAAGCGCACCAGGGCACCAAGCATGGGGGTATTGGGGATACTCCGCTTGATGGTCTCCATAGAAATCTTGTTGGCGTCGATTACATAAACCTGCTGCTTGTCCGAGGCTCCCAGCTTCTTGCGAATCTCCTCGGTGCTCTGATCCGAGTTCACCAAGAAAACTCCATCTTCACCTACGCCATCCAATACATCAACGCTACTGCCAATCAATGTGGGGTCCAGAATGACCACATACTTAGGATTGGTAACACTACAATTTAGACGAATAGGTGTATCACTGATCCTGTTGTAGGAAGTAACAGGGGCTCCCATCCGTTCTGGACCGTACTCCGGAAAGGCTTGGACATACTTGCCCACGGCTGCCGCGGCCTCGGCCAGCAAGATCGCCGCAGTCTTGGCTCCTTGCCCTCCCCGGCCATGCCAGCGAATCTCTAGCATTTCTGCCACTTTGACTCTCCTCCTTTGTTCACTCGGAAAACTTCAAGACGCGTCGAGAAATCGACGCATGCCCTGGTGTGTATAACTAACAATGAAGGGATGCCTCTTGTTGGGATAAGTGTTTGTTCTGCTTTTCACTAACTTCCACTTACAAAGGGACACACCTTTACTTAAGGTTCATCCCTTCAAAGGTTATCTCCTGCCCTTAACTGCTCAATTCTGGATACAGGGGAAATCTCGCCGTCAAGGCCAATACCTCGGACTTGATCTGCCCTAGATCCGACTCCTTACCCAGGGTACGATCAATCAAATCGGCGATGAGCTGCATTTCTTGCTCACCCATACCCCGGGTGGTCACTGCCGGTGTCCCCAGGCGGATCCCACTGGTAACAAAGGGACTTTGGGGATCAAAGGGGATGGTGTTCTTGTTCACCGTAATGCCGACCGCATCCAGCCGGGCCTCCGCGTCTTTGCCGGTAATGCCCTTGTTCCGCAGATCCACAAGGATGAGATGGTTATCAGTACCGCCAGACACCAGACGGAAATCCCTCTTGACCAGCTCTCCAGCCAGGACCTGGGCGTTTTGCACCACCGTTTGCTGATAGGCCTTGAATTCAGGAGTGGAGGCTTCCTTGAGGGCCACGGCCTTAGCGGCAATTACATGCATCAAGGGTCCACCCTGGATGCCAGGGAAAACAGCCTTGTCGATGGCCTTGGCATATGCTTCCTTGCACAGGATAATGCCACCCCGGGGTCCCCGCAAGGTCTTGTGGGTAGTAGTGGTGACAAAGTCCGCGTAGGGAACGGGGTTGGGATGCAACCCGGCGGCTACTAGCCCTGCGATGTGGGCCATGTCCACCATGAGAAGACTACCTGCCCGGTCACAGATCTCCCGGATCCGGGCAAAGTCAATCACCCGAGGATAGGCGCTGGCACCGGCCACCACAAGCTTGGGTTTGTGTTCCAAAGCCAGCTGCTCCAAGGCGTCGTAGTCGATCAGTTCCGTATCTTTGGACACCCCATAGCTAATCACGTTGAACCATTTTCCCGAGAAATTCACCGGGCTTCCGTGGGTTAGATGGCCGCCATGGGAAAGATTCATGCCCAGGATGGTGTCTCCTGGTTCACAGGTAGCAAAGTAAACTGCCATGTTGGCTTGGGCCCCACTGTGCGGCTGGACGTTGGCATGATCTGCCCCGAAGAGAGCCTTGGCCCGATCGATCGCGAGTTGCTCCGCGATATCCACGTACTCACAACCACCATAGTACCGCCGGTTAGGATAACCTTCGGCATACTTGTTCGTAAGTACGAACCCTTGGGCTTCCATTACTGCTAGACTGGTAAAGTTCTCAGAGGCAATGAGTTCAATCTTGTCTCTCTGCCGCGTA
The nucleotide sequence above comes from Bacillota bacterium. Encoded proteins:
- the cadA gene encoding cadmium-translocating P-type ATPase, which gives rise to MFKLSKTQIVWISGIMAGVSFVLKNMIGYAPLTIVLMLAVTVIAGTSIFNRAIGGLRYKVVGIDTLVSVAVLGALSIGEYWEAAAVTFLFTLGDYLESRTIEKTRSSIRALMDLAPDMARVRKDGVETTVSPEEVEQGDLVVVKPGEKIAVDGTVVEGSAYINQAAITGESIPVSRTVDERVFSGTIIESGYLVIRAEQVGDDTTFARILHLVEEAQDKKAKTQKFLERFSRWYTPAIILFSLVLFLVTRDIRLALTLLVISCPGALVISTPVSIVAGIGNGAKRGVLIKGGEVIEKLGTVRVVAFDKTGTLTEGRPGVTKVKAYNMGEEELLSIAATGESYSEHPLGRAIIAEAEKRPGIIIRTPEDVEMVIGQGLSFSLDDTRYYIGNRKLFQDQGVDLSDYEAYLAREEEQGQTAVIVGTKDTIYGIISIADTIREDAPALVSRLKAQGVKRTVMLTGDNPLAARYVAQRVGIDEFYSELLPEGKVQALEELREKHGTVAMVGDGVNDAPALAAADLGIAVGGAGTDVAMETADVVLMSADIHKLSYAVGLSRATVRNIRQNIGFALLVVGILLAGVLLKTVNMSIGMLVHEGSVLAVILNAMRLLRYGKSN
- a CDS encoding heavy-metal-associated domain-containing protein, which encodes MAKRTYQLETIACPSCAAKIENVLKKTNGVQEVEVLFNSSRVKAEFDESVVTSEELKGKIEGLGYKVLSEK
- the serS gene encoding serine--tRNA ligase; the encoded protein is MLDIRLFREEPDVVRKALRDRGLDSGPVDEVIRLDTLRREMLQEVEALKAKRNKVSGEIAKMKQQKQDASAVIAQMRQVSDQIKDYDERVRKVDEELRQLLLTIPNIPDPSVHVGKDETENRVVRTWSEPTKFDFEPKPHWEIGEQLGILDFERAAKITGARFTLYKGLGARLERALVNFFLDIHTQEHGYTEVFPPFLANTESMTGTGQLPKFAEDMFHVEGTDYYLIPTAEVPVTNIYRNEILDKEDLPLYFAAYSACFRAEAGSHGRDTRGLIRQHQFNKVELVKFVLPEESDAELEKLVANVERVLQLLALPYRVSQMCTGDVGFAAAKKYDPEVWMPSYGNYVEISSCSNFKDFQARRANIRFRREPGAKPEFVHTLNGSGVAIGRTVAAILENYQQADGTVLIPEVLRPYMGGLERIS
- a CDS encoding pyruvate ferredoxin oxidoreductase (catalyzes the formation of acetyl-CoA from pyruvate and coenzyme A), encoding MATLKQLAERPDPITGGHRACAGCAFPLVIKMVLKSTETPVVVANATGCMEVTTSVYPQTAWTVPWMHSAFENAAATISGIEAAYNALKRRGKLDREIKFVAFGGDGGTYDIGLQSLSGAMERGHNILYVCYDNEAYMNTGIQRSSSTPRGANTTTTPAGKVCEGKPQFKKDLTAIIAAHGVPYVAQSSISDWRDLSKKAEKALNTEGPTFLNVLTPCRLGWGFTPDKTVEVAQKAVDCCIYPMYEVENGEWRLTYKPKEKLPVIEYLKMQNRFRHVVKDEALVEQIQADVDRRWEALLKRCGEEA
- the porA gene encoding pyruvate ferredoxin oxidoreductase — encoded protein: MNTKTASADKIQRRIAGTGNEAAALAMRQIHPNVVAAYPITPQTEIVQIFSTYVSDGLVDTEFVPVESEHSAMSATIAASAAGARAMTATSANGLALMWEMLYIASGSRLPIVMPLVNRALSAPINIHCDHSDAMGARDAGWIQLFSENAQEMYDNMIQAIRIAEHPDVMLPVMVCMDGFITSHGMEIFHVLEDDVVTKFVGEYQAKNPLLDVDNPVTVGPLDLQDYYFEHKRQQVDAMEKAKAVIKQIGKEYGDLTGRYYGYFEEYRLDDAEMAIVVINSAAGTAKEVVDQLRGQGVKIGLLKPRVFRPFMAAELREALKDMKAIGIMDRAESFSTQGGPLAAETKAALYELDQRPLALNFVYGLGGRDTGVADIMLVADKVREAAESGKVEQSLYYVGVRE
- a CDS encoding 4Fe-4S binding protein, whose product is MADTKQAKPGWKSIPIGGLIKNPGSAAEFHTGDWRTERPIWDAEKCINCMRCVVYCPDVAFIVEDGKVTGIDYAHCKGCAICVSVCPPKVQALHMEPESKHRED
- a CDS encoding pyruvate synthase — encoded protein: MAEMLEIRWHGRGGQGAKTAAILLAEAAAAVGKYVQAFPEYGPERMGAPVTSYNRISDTPIRLNCSVTNPKYVVILDPTLIGSSVDVLDGVGEDGVFLVNSDQSTEEIRKKLGASDKQQVYVIDANKISMETIKRSIPNTPMLGALVRLTGGLSLDDLLEDTRRKLEVKFRNKPEVIEGNLEAIRRAYQEVIE
- a CDS encoding serine hydroxymethyltransferase, which produces MFRWINQVDPELAEALAGELTRQRDKIELIASENFTSLAVMEAQGFVLTNKYAEGYPNRRYYGGCEYVDIAEQLAIDRAKALFGADHANVQPHSGAQANMAVYFATCEPGDTILGMNLSHGGHLTHGSPVNFSGKWFNVISYGVSKDTELIDYDALEQLALEHKPKLVVAGASAYPRVIDFARIREICDRAGSLLMVDMAHIAGLVAAGLHPNPVPYADFVTTTTHKTLRGPRGGIILCKEAYAKAIDKAVFPGIQGGPLMHVIAAKAVALKEASTPEFKAYQQTVVQNAQVLAGELVKRDFRLVSGGTDNHLILVDLRNKGITGKDAEARLDAVGITVNKNTIPFDPQSPFVTSGIRLGTPAVTTRGMGEQEMQLIADLIDRTLGKESDLGQIKSEVLALTARFPLYPELSS